The following coding sequences are from one Roseburia hominis A2-183 window:
- a CDS encoding carbohydrate ABC transporter permease codes for MAAESKTKHYVNVFLRYFVLILVGLIMIYPLVWMVGATFKSNAEIFSSIGFIPKNPTLEGYKKAMESYGGAINVWKAMLNTFSYVIPKVVFTMISATVTAYGFGRFEFKGRGILFSVLMATLFLPQVVLNVPQFIMFSKMGWVDSKLYLPIIVPTLFATDTLFVFQLIQFLRNVPKELDEAAKIDGCNAVQTLVKVIVPMLSPAITSIALFQFMWSSNDFMGPLLYVNTPAKYPLAIFVKMSMDADSGFQWNRILALSLISIIPSLVVFFMAQDKFVDGISAGGVKG; via the coding sequence ATGGCAGCAGAAAGTAAAACAAAACATTATGTCAATGTATTCTTAAGATATTTTGTCCTGATCCTTGTCGGACTGATTATGATCTATCCGCTGGTCTGGATGGTTGGTGCAACTTTTAAATCCAATGCGGAGATTTTCTCCAGCATCGGTTTCATCCCGAAGAACCCGACACTTGAGGGTTACAAAAAGGCAATGGAGAGCTACGGCGGAGCAATCAACGTATGGAAGGCTATGTTAAACACCTTTTCCTACGTAATTCCGAAGGTAGTATTTACGATGATCTCTGCGACGGTTACCGCTTATGGATTCGGCCGTTTTGAGTTCAAGGGCAGAGGAATTCTCTTCTCCGTATTGATGGCGACATTATTCCTGCCGCAGGTAGTATTGAACGTACCGCAGTTCATCATGTTTTCCAAGATGGGCTGGGTAGATTCCAAGTTATATCTCCCGATCATTGTGCCGACCCTGTTCGCGACGGATACGCTGTTCGTATTCCAGCTGATTCAGTTCCTGCGCAACGTGCCGAAGGAATTGGATGAGGCGGCTAAGATTGACGGATGTAACGCAGTACAGACTCTGGTGAAGGTTATCGTTCCGATGCTTTCCCCGGCGATCACATCCATCGCACTGTTCCAGTTCATGTGGTCATCCAATGACTTCATGGGACCGTTGCTTTACGTGAATACTCCGGCAAAATATCCGCTGGCTATTTTCGTAAAAATGTCCATGGATGCAGATTCCGGATTCCAGTGGAACAGAATTCTGGCACTGTCCCTGATCTCCATCATTCCTTCTCTTGTGGTATTCTTTATGGCACAGGATAAGTTCGTAGATGGTATTTCAGCCGGTGGTGTAAAAGGCTAA
- a CDS encoding LacI family DNA-binding transcriptional regulator: MTIYDISKKAGVSIATVSRVLNGSDKVRPATRKKVMDIIEKYDYTPNAFARGMGLHSVQTIGILCADSSDLFLAKAVYYLEQELQSNGYESLLCCTGYNLDIKKNYLNLILSKKVDGIILVGSNFIGTNEEENQYIKDVSAQVPIMLLNASFDYPNVYSTLCDDYTSMFEATVSMLDAGIEDILYLYNSNSYSGVKKLGGFRAAMEAHSVPDYEKRILFYEGDPQQMDDVANYLERLSKKKLSFHGVIASEDPLAIGAMKYARRQGLCVPEDLSVIGYNNSMLTTCCTPELTSVDNRLETQTHQLVQTLLGVLQGEEMPKKSIFSGKLIKRGTTLF; this comes from the coding sequence ATGACAATTTACGACATTTCGAAGAAAGCCGGTGTTTCCATTGCCACCGTCTCCCGTGTTCTAAACGGAAGCGATAAAGTCCGGCCAGCTACCCGAAAAAAGGTAATGGATATTATAGAAAAATACGACTATACTCCGAATGCATTTGCGCGCGGCATGGGACTTCATTCCGTACAGACGATCGGTATTCTCTGTGCCGATTCCTCGGATCTTTTTCTCGCCAAGGCAGTGTATTATCTCGAGCAGGAGCTTCAGTCCAACGGCTATGAATCCCTTTTATGCTGTACCGGTTACAATCTGGACATCAAGAAGAATTACTTAAACCTCATTCTTTCCAAGAAAGTGGATGGCATTATTCTCGTTGGTTCCAACTTCATCGGTACCAATGAGGAGGAGAACCAGTACATCAAGGACGTTTCCGCACAGGTTCCCATTATGCTGCTCAACGCTTCCTTTGACTATCCGAATGTGTACAGCACACTCTGCGACGATTACACATCTATGTTCGAGGCAACCGTTTCCATGCTTGACGCGGGGATTGAGGACATTCTCTATCTGTACAATTCCAATTCCTACAGCGGCGTCAAAAAGCTGGGCGGTTTTCGCGCCGCCATGGAGGCACACTCTGTCCCGGATTACGAGAAACGGATTCTCTTCTACGAGGGAGACCCGCAGCAGATGGACGACGTCGCCAATTATCTGGAACGTCTTTCCAAAAAGAAGCTGAGTTTTCACGGCGTGATCGCATCGGAGGATCCGCTTGCCATAGGCGCCATGAAATACGCCAGACGTCAGGGACTTTGCGTACCGGAAGATTTGTCGGTAATTGGATATAATAATTCCATGCTCACCACCTGCTGTACACCGGAGCTTACCTCCGTTGACAACCGTCTTGAGACACAGACGCATCAGCTGGTGCAGACTCTGCTCGGAGTTCTCCAGGGTGAGGAAATGCCGAAGAAATCCATTTTTTCCGGCAAACTTATCAAACGAGGCACTACATTATTTTAA
- a CDS encoding glycoside hydrolase family 88 protein — MMDFDQFVSEYIAEDHDFEQLSVMVLEGCRAWYPLAAEAEKQKLQEVMEKAARAAVGAHRFGRYVFFLYDQTGEEQYRTWIERNAEWLKNSPQSENGVFGCVEDSSRNISGSVMFAVYPFYMEYETRYHNKAEYAQIVRQLLTLAPSEQTDMEQTGWYLMTVIDVIDSMSREIFEHYKSLEEIFKKTIRNILAAGWNNDFSKKESAMMGYSIIKACNLGVLNSEKYAEIGLSMIDGLIKEPFDSKDSERMGIAMMAYAQRLILSRE; from the coding sequence ATGATGGATTTTGATCAGTTTGTATCAGAATATATAGCAGAGGATCATGATTTTGAGCAGCTTTCGGTCATGGTTTTGGAGGGATGCAGAGCATGGTATCCCCTGGCCGCGGAAGCGGAAAAGCAAAAGCTGCAAGAGGTGATGGAGAAAGCTGCCCGTGCGGCGGTAGGTGCCCACCGGTTTGGCAGGTACGTATTTTTTCTGTATGATCAGACGGGAGAAGAACAGTATCGCACCTGGATAGAAAGAAATGCAGAGTGGCTTAAGAACAGCCCGCAGTCCGAAAACGGCGTATTCGGATGCGTGGAGGATTCTTCCCGGAACATATCCGGCAGTGTGATGTTTGCGGTGTATCCATTCTATATGGAGTATGAGACCAGATATCACAACAAGGCGGAGTACGCACAGATCGTCAGACAGCTTCTGACACTGGCACCGTCGGAACAGACGGATATGGAGCAGACGGGGTGGTATCTTATGACGGTGATCGACGTGATAGATAGCATGAGTCGTGAGATTTTCGAACATTACAAATCTCTCGAAGAGATTTTTAAGAAGACCATCAGAAATATTCTTGCCGCCGGCTGGAATAATGATTTCAGTAAAAAAGAAAGTGCAATGATGGGATATTCTATTATAAAGGCTTGCAATCTGGGCGTTTTAAATAGTGAAAAATATGCAGAAATTGGACTTTCCATGATCGATGGTCTGATAAAAGAACCGTTTGATTCAAAAGATTCCGAACGGATGGGCATAGCCATGATGGCTTATGCGCAGAGACTGATTTTAAGTCGTGAGTGA
- a CDS encoding carbohydrate ABC transporter permease, which yields MAKKSNTANVAVPKKKKTFVDICKENIGFFFILPWLFGFLVFKLWPMGSSLFYSFTDYNLFKGMNVIGTLQNYVNVFTTKKITTALTVTFKYAFITVPLKLIFALFIAYILNFKIKGVNFFRTAYYVPSILGGSVAIAVLWKAVFRDDGLLNGFLGLLGITGPSWLSDTKYSLFVICLLRVWQFGSAMIIFLAALKGVPQDLYEAASIDGAGKWRQFFSVTVPIITPVIFYNLVTQLCQAFQEFNGPYIITQGGPRNSTTLISLLIYNSAFKQYDMGMASAMAWVMFVILMIFTTIAFLSQKYWVFYSDEEG from the coding sequence TTGGCTAAGAAAAGTAATACCGCAAATGTTGCAGTGCCAAAGAAGAAAAAAACGTTTGTTGACATTTGCAAAGAAAATATCGGCTTCTTCTTTATTTTGCCATGGTTGTTTGGTTTCCTTGTATTCAAACTGTGGCCGATGGGTTCCTCATTATTCTACAGCTTTACAGACTACAATCTGTTTAAGGGCATGAATGTGATCGGAACACTTCAGAACTATGTGAATGTCTTCACAACCAAGAAGATTACGACAGCGTTGACGGTTACATTCAAGTATGCATTTATCACAGTTCCGTTAAAACTGATATTTGCATTGTTTATCGCTTACATACTGAACTTCAAGATCAAGGGCGTGAATTTCTTCCGTACCGCTTACTATGTACCTTCTATCTTAGGGGGATCGGTTGCCATTGCGGTACTCTGGAAAGCAGTATTCCGCGATGACGGACTTTTAAACGGATTCCTCGGTCTTTTGGGTATTACAGGCCCGAGCTGGCTGTCCGATACAAAGTATTCCCTGTTCGTAATCTGTCTGCTTCGTGTATGGCAGTTCGGTTCTGCAATGATTATTTTCCTTGCAGCGTTAAAGGGTGTTCCACAGGATCTCTACGAGGCGGCTTCGATCGACGGAGCAGGCAAGTGGCGTCAGTTCTTCTCTGTGACAGTGCCGATCATTACACCGGTTATTTTCTACAACCTGGTAACACAGCTCTGTCAGGCATTCCAGGAGTTCAACGGACCGTACATCATCACACAGGGCGGACCGAGAAACTCTACAACACTGATTTCACTTTTGATTTACAACAGTGCGTTCAAACAGTATGACATGGGTATGGCAAGTGCGATGGCATGGGTAATGTTCGTCATCCTGATGATCTTTACCACGATTGCATTCCTGAGCCAGAAATACTGGGTATTCTATTCTGATGAGGAGGGCTAA
- a CDS encoding ABC transporter substrate-binding protein: MKKDFLKRTMATGLVAAMALSTAACGSSTSEETNTDAAATTPETPATEAAAATEAAATDDGSYENCTLTMSWWGGDTRHEATLKAIEAFEAAYPGITVEPTYAAWDGWEAKMATAFAAGTAQDVNQINWNWITQYDNDGTAFLNLNDYSNVIDFSQIDSTYLDMCTASDGSQAGIPISMTGRIFYWDKTTFDEIGCEIPTTLEELKACGEKFAAYGDDYYPLALGEYDRMILMVYYLESVYGTDWVTDGQINYTTDQIAEGLQFIQDLEDAHVIPSVATIAGDGAASLDQNQNWIDGHYAGIFEWDSSASKFASAAEGREIVVGDYLTDLGEYQGGYAKVSMCWAISATCEHPKEAALLVNFLMNNEEAAQILGSERGVPVSQIALKTANDAGLLNGQVVEANGKVLAWVSNSLDPKFEDSQLKSSDGVYYDVMAGLSYGDYTVEEAAQTLYDGVTAVISQ; encoded by the coding sequence ATGAAAAAGGATTTCCTGAAACGCACAATGGCTACCGGTTTAGTAGCAGCCATGGCACTTTCTACCGCAGCCTGTGGAAGTTCCACATCTGAGGAGACAAACACAGACGCAGCAGCCACAACACCGGAGACTCCGGCAACAGAAGCAGCGGCAGCTACAGAGGCAGCAGCTACCGATGATGGTTCTTATGAGAATTGTACATTAACAATGTCATGGTGGGGTGGTGACACCAGACACGAGGCAACATTAAAGGCAATCGAGGCATTTGAGGCAGCTTACCCGGGAATTACCGTAGAACCTACATACGCTGCATGGGATGGATGGGAAGCTAAGATGGCTACCGCATTCGCAGCAGGAACCGCACAGGATGTAAACCAGATCAACTGGAACTGGATTACACAGTATGACAACGATGGAACCGCTTTCCTTAACCTGAATGATTACTCTAACGTAATTGATTTCAGCCAGATCGATTCCACATATCTTGATATGTGTACAGCATCTGACGGATCCCAGGCAGGTATCCCGATTTCCATGACAGGTAGAATTTTCTACTGGGACAAGACAACATTTGATGAGATCGGATGCGAGATCCCGACCACATTAGAGGAGTTAAAGGCTTGCGGTGAGAAGTTCGCAGCATACGGAGATGATTACTATCCGTTAGCTTTAGGTGAGTACGACAGAATGATCCTCATGGTATACTACCTTGAGTCTGTATACGGAACCGACTGGGTAACAGACGGACAGATCAACTACACAACAGACCAGATCGCAGAGGGACTTCAGTTCATCCAGGATCTTGAGGATGCTCATGTGATTCCTTCTGTAGCAACAATCGCTGGTGACGGTGCTGCATCTCTGGATCAGAACCAGAACTGGATCGACGGACACTATGCAGGTATCTTCGAGTGGGATTCTTCTGCAAGCAAATTCGCAAGCGCAGCTGAGGGACGTGAGATCGTTGTTGGTGACTACTTAACAGATCTTGGCGAGTATCAGGGCGGATACGCAAAGGTTTCCATGTGCTGGGCAATCAGCGCAACATGCGAGCATCCGAAGGAGGCTGCATTACTTGTTAACTTCTTAATGAACAACGAAGAAGCAGCACAGATCCTTGGCTCTGAGAGAGGTGTTCCGGTATCTCAGATCGCATTAAAGACAGCTAACGATGCAGGCTTATTAAATGGCCAGGTAGTAGAGGCTAACGGTAAGGTTCTTGCATGGGTATCCAACAGCCTTGATCCGAAGTTCGAGGATTCTCAGTTAAAGAGCAGCGATGGTGTATACTATGATGTAATGGCAGGTTTAAGCTATGGCGATTACACAGTAGAGGAAGCAGCACAGACATTATATGATGGTGTAACAGCTGTTATTTCCCAGTAA
- a CDS encoding tagaturonate reductase, with amino-acid sequence MDLLSREKTGKVERPVRVLQFGEGNFLRAFVDYMIDIANEQGRFNGDIVLVKPIEFGSLDRFHEQECQYTVQLRGIVDGEPKRINRIVTSVADAVDAYGEYEKYAAFAKLDTLRYIVSNTTEAGIVYDDTDRLEMNPPKSYPGKLTKFLYERYKHFDGAADKGLVMLPVELIDDNGIHLKECVLKLAKLWNLEEEFTAWLNDACVFTSTLVDRIVTGYPRDEAEELCKEFGYQDNLIVTGEPFALWVIESAKDISKEFPLPDAGLPVIFTDNQKPYKQRKVRILNGAHTSFVLASYLCGNDIVLESMQDELIFNFMKATIFDEVIPTLTLPKQDLIDFAEAVITRFNNPYVKHALLSISLNSVSKWRARCMPSFLGYIEKEGKLPVHLTFSLAALMAFYTGTEIRDKALIGHRDGQEYNILDDAAVLEFFAANSSKGAREYAHAVLSNEAFWGQDLSALAGVEDAVASYIEEIRALGMRKAMEKIFA; translated from the coding sequence ATGGACTTATTAAGCAGAGAAAAAACAGGAAAGGTTGAAAGACCTGTCAGAGTATTACAGTTTGGAGAGGGAAATTTCCTTCGTGCTTTTGTGGATTATATGATTGATATAGCGAACGAGCAGGGCAGATTCAATGGCGATATCGTGTTGGTAAAGCCGATCGAGTTCGGAAGCCTGGATCGTTTCCACGAGCAGGAATGTCAGTATACCGTACAGCTGCGCGGAATTGTAGATGGAGAACCGAAGCGCATTAACCGTATTGTGACCAGTGTGGCAGATGCGGTAGATGCATATGGCGAATATGAAAAGTATGCGGCATTTGCAAAACTGGATACACTCCGTTATATCGTATCTAATACAACAGAGGCAGGAATCGTGTATGACGATACCGACCGCCTGGAGATGAACCCGCCGAAGAGTTATCCGGGAAAATTAACCAAGTTCTTATATGAGAGATACAAGCACTTTGACGGTGCGGCTGACAAGGGTCTTGTGATGCTGCCGGTAGAGCTCATCGATGACAATGGTATTCATTTAAAAGAGTGCGTATTAAAGCTTGCAAAACTCTGGAACCTGGAGGAAGAATTTACTGCATGGCTGAATGATGCATGTGTATTTACCTCCACACTGGTTGACCGTATCGTTACCGGATATCCGAGAGACGAGGCGGAGGAGCTGTGCAAAGAGTTCGGCTACCAGGACAACTTAATCGTAACGGGCGAGCCGTTTGCACTCTGGGTAATCGAGAGTGCAAAGGACATCAGCAAAGAGTTCCCGCTTCCGGATGCAGGACTTCCAGTGATCTTTACAGACAACCAGAAGCCGTATAAACAGAGAAAGGTCAGAATTTTAAACGGAGCGCACACATCCTTTGTACTTGCGTCCTATCTGTGCGGCAACGACATCGTATTAGAGTCCATGCAGGATGAACTGATTTTTAACTTCATGAAAGCAACCATTTTCGATGAAGTAATTCCGACGCTGACACTTCCGAAGCAGGATCTGATCGATTTCGCAGAGGCGGTAATCACAAGATTCAACAATCCGTATGTAAAGCACGCACTGTTATCCATCTCCCTGAACTCTGTATCCAAGTGGAGAGCAAGATGTATGCCGAGCTTCTTGGGGTACATCGAGAAGGAAGGAAAGCTTCCGGTACACCTGACATTCTCGCTGGCAGCCCTGATGGCATTCTATACAGGAACAGAGATCCGCGACAAGGCGCTGATCGGACACCGCGACGGACAGGAGTACAATATTTTAGACGACGCTGCGGTATTGGAGTTCTTCGCAGCCAACAGTTCTAAGGGCGCGAGAGAGTATGCACATGCAGTTCTCTCCAACGAGGCATTCTGGGGACAGGATCTGAGCGCTCTTGCAGGAGTGGAGGATGCAGTTGCTTCCTATATAGAAGAGATCCGCGCACTTGGAATGCGTAAGGCAATGGAGAAGATTTTTGCATAA
- a CDS encoding UxaA family hydrolase: MKDFIKINENDNVIVALKELTAGETILAGTQEVTARETIPAGHKMAIRDIAAGAEVIKYGFRIGNAKENIAAGQWVHVHNLKTALGDLLEYTYQPVETNVKKTEDVKFMGFARANGKVGVRNEVWIIPTVGCVNNIATAMAKAANARVKGSVEEVIAFPHPYGCSQMGDDQEHTRTILADLVNHPNAGGVLVLGLGCENSNIGELKKYIGDYDENCVKFLVCQECEDEMEEGAKLLNELIDYASAFEREPISASKLIVGMKCGGSDGFSGITANPLVGRFSDLLIGKGGTTILTEVPEMFGAETLLMNRCANRELFDETVSLINDFKQYFKDNHQTIYENPSPGNKKGGISTLEDKSLGCTQKSGSAPVCGVLSYGECVKTSGLNLLSAPGNDLVAATALAASGAHIVLFTTGRGTPFASPVPTVKISSNSTLAGKKKNWIDFNAGVLVEDAELDTVGQQLFDYVIDVASGRKVCSEEAGFHDMAIFKQGVTL; the protein is encoded by the coding sequence ATGAAGGATTTTATCAAGATCAATGAAAATGATAATGTTATCGTGGCATTGAAGGAACTGACAGCCGGGGAGACCATTCTGGCGGGAACACAGGAGGTTACAGCAAGGGAAACGATCCCGGCGGGACACAAGATGGCAATCCGCGATATTGCGGCCGGAGCCGAGGTGATCAAATACGGTTTTAGGATCGGCAATGCGAAGGAGAACATTGCAGCGGGACAGTGGGTGCATGTACATAATTTAAAGACGGCACTCGGCGATCTGCTGGAATACACTTATCAGCCGGTGGAGACGAATGTGAAAAAGACAGAGGATGTCAAATTCATGGGCTTCGCCCGCGCCAATGGAAAAGTTGGCGTCCGCAACGAAGTCTGGATCATCCCGACCGTCGGCTGTGTCAACAATATTGCAACCGCAATGGCGAAGGCAGCCAACGCAAGAGTGAAGGGAAGCGTTGAGGAAGTCATCGCATTCCCGCATCCGTATGGATGTTCCCAGATGGGAGACGACCAGGAGCACACCAGAACGATTCTGGCGGATCTGGTAAATCATCCGAATGCGGGCGGCGTTCTCGTGCTCGGACTGGGATGTGAGAACAGCAATATAGGCGAATTGAAAAAATACATCGGCGATTACGATGAGAATTGCGTAAAATTCCTGGTTTGTCAGGAATGTGAGGACGAGATGGAGGAGGGAGCAAAACTCCTGAATGAACTCATCGATTATGCGTCCGCGTTTGAGCGCGAGCCGATCAGTGCCTCAAAGCTGATTGTCGGAATGAAGTGCGGCGGCAGCGATGGATTCTCCGGAATTACGGCCAATCCGCTGGTGGGCAGATTCTCAGATCTTCTGATCGGAAAGGGCGGCACCACGATCCTTACCGAAGTGCCGGAAATGTTTGGCGCGGAGACGCTTCTGATGAACCGCTGCGCCAACAGGGAACTGTTCGATGAGACAGTCTCACTGATCAACGACTTCAAGCAGTATTTCAAGGACAATCATCAGACGATTTATGAGAATCCGTCTCCTGGAAATAAGAAGGGTGGTATCTCGACACTGGAAGATAAATCACTGGGCTGTACACAGAAGTCCGGAAGCGCACCGGTGTGCGGCGTGCTTTCCTATGGAGAGTGTGTAAAAACCTCAGGATTAAACCTCCTGTCTGCACCGGGCAATGATCTGGTGGCGGCGACGGCACTTGCGGCGAGCGGCGCACATATCGTACTGTTTACGACAGGGCGCGGAACACCGTTTGCGTCCCCGGTTCCGACCGTGAAGATTTCCAGCAACAGTACGCTGGCCGGAAAGAAGAAAAACTGGATCGACTTCAATGCGGGCGTGCTGGTGGAAGACGCGGAGTTAGACACAGTGGGACAGCAGCTGTTCGACTATGTGATCGACGTGGCGTCCGGCAGAAAAGTCTGCAGCGAGGAAGCGGGCTTCCACGATATGGCAATCTTCAAACAGGGCGTGACACTGTAG
- a CDS encoding gluconate 5-dehydrogenase, producing MGILDNFSLEGKVALVTGASYGIGFAIATAFAEAGATIVFNDIRQELVDKGLASYEEKGIKAHGYVCDVTNEEQVEAMVAQIEKEVGTIDILVNNAGIIKRIPMLEMKASEFRQVIDVDLNAPFIVSKAVIPGMIKKGHGKIINICSMMSELGRETVSAYAAAKGGLKMLTRNIASEYGEHNIQCNGIGPGYIATPQTAPLREIQPDGSRHPFDQFIIAKTPAARWGTAEDLQGTAVFLASDASNFVNGHVVYVDGGILAYIGKQPQ from the coding sequence ATGGGAATTTTAGACAATTTTTCACTTGAGGGTAAAGTAGCACTTGTAACAGGTGCATCTTACGGAATCGGTTTTGCAATCGCAACTGCATTCGCAGAGGCAGGCGCAACAATCGTATTCAACGACATCAGGCAGGAACTTGTGGACAAGGGACTTGCTTCCTATGAAGAGAAGGGCATCAAGGCACACGGTTATGTCTGCGACGTGACAAACGAGGAGCAGGTGGAAGCCATGGTGGCACAGATCGAGAAGGAAGTCGGAACGATCGACATTCTTGTCAACAATGCAGGAATTATCAAGCGCATCCCGATGCTTGAGATGAAGGCTTCTGAGTTCAGACAGGTCATCGATGTTGACCTGAACGCGCCGTTTATTGTATCCAAGGCAGTCATTCCAGGAATGATTAAGAAGGGTCATGGAAAGATCATCAACATCTGCTCTATGATGAGTGAGCTCGGCCGTGAGACCGTATCTGCATACGCAGCTGCAAAGGGCGGATTGAAAATGCTTACAAGAAATATCGCGTCTGAGTACGGCGAGCACAACATTCAGTGCAATGGTATCGGACCGGGTTATATTGCAACACCGCAGACCGCTCCGCTCCGTGAGATCCAGCCGGACGGCTCCAGACATCCGTTTGACCAGTTCATCATTGCAAAGACTCCTGCAGCAAGATGGGGCACAGCTGAGGATCTGCAGGGAACCGCTGTTTTCCTGGCTTCCGATGCATCCAACTTTGTCAACGGACACGTTGTATATGTAGACGGCGGTATTCTGGCATACATTGGAAAACAGCCACAATAG
- a CDS encoding glycoside hydrolase family 28 protein, which translates to MEIRLVMKTARSVSLELDDGGIYKTKEVYRILVNGDEVKTTDTVITSLYGLKPDTDYEIGVEDAHGTRQGEIAFRTDYEFVTLNVRKFGAKGDGVSDDTTFIQAAIMACPPESRVLIPAGTYKITSLFLKSGISVELAKGAELLADTDRSHYAILPGLIESYDETGDYNLGTWEGNPLPMFAGIISGIDVSDVNLYGEGSINGAASHENWWKNEKVMVGAFRPRMLSLNRCRNIRVQGLYFHDSPAWVIHPYFSDELLFCNLIVENPAKSPNTDGLDPESCRDVTICGVRFSLGDDCIAVKSGKIYMGRRYKTPSSNIHVYQCLMEHGHGAVTVGSEMAGGVNNLIVEKCRFYHTDRGLRIKTRRGRGKDAILDNIIFRDLMMEQVMTPFTANAFYFCDPDGRTEFVQSREPYPVDDGTPSMKRFCFENITAKDCHVAASYFDGLPEQKIEQITMRNVSVSFAGQAKCDVPIMSNGVEACCKKGLYARNVKKLVLDNVSIEGCEGEEIELHDVDEVER; encoded by the coding sequence ATGGAAATTCGTCTTGTGATGAAAACGGCGAGAAGCGTCTCGCTGGAACTGGATGACGGCGGCATCTATAAGACAAAAGAAGTGTACCGGATTCTTGTAAACGGAGATGAGGTAAAGACAACCGATACCGTCATCACGTCGCTGTATGGCTTGAAGCCGGATACCGACTATGAGATTGGCGTGGAGGATGCCCATGGAACCAGACAGGGAGAGATTGCATTCCGCACGGATTACGAGTTCGTCACACTCAATGTGCGCAAGTTCGGTGCAAAGGGAGACGGTGTGTCGGATGACACCACGTTTATCCAGGCAGCGATCATGGCATGCCCGCCTGAGAGCCGTGTGCTGATCCCGGCAGGAACCTATAAGATTACCAGTCTGTTCTTAAAGAGTGGGATCAGCGTTGAACTGGCGAAAGGCGCGGAACTTTTGGCGGACACCGACCGGTCGCACTATGCAATTCTGCCGGGACTCATCGAGAGCTATGATGAGACGGGAGACTATAATCTCGGAACCTGGGAGGGAAATCCGCTGCCGATGTTTGCGGGAATTATCTCCGGAATTGACGTTTCGGACGTGAATCTCTACGGGGAGGGCAGCATCAACGGAGCTGCCAGCCACGAAAACTGGTGGAAAAATGAGAAGGTGATGGTGGGGGCGTTCCGCCCGAGAATGCTTTCCTTAAACCGCTGCAGAAACATCCGCGTGCAGGGACTTTATTTCCATGACAGTCCGGCATGGGTGATTCATCCGTACTTCAGCGACGAGCTGCTGTTCTGCAACCTGATCGTGGAGAATCCGGCAAAGTCACCGAATACGGACGGTCTTGATCCGGAATCCTGCCGCGATGTGACGATCTGCGGTGTGCGCTTCTCCCTCGGGGATGACTGTATCGCAGTGAAATCCGGAAAGATCTACATGGGAAGAAGATACAAGACGCCATCCTCCAATATTCACGTCTATCAGTGCCTGATGGAGCATGGACACGGCGCGGTCACCGTCGGCAGTGAGATGGCGGGAGGCGTCAATAACCTGATCGTGGAGAAATGCCGGTTTTACCATACCGACCGTGGTCTGCGTATCAAGACGCGCAGGGGACGCGGCAAGGATGCGATTCTGGACAATATTATCTTCCGGGATCTTATGATGGAGCAGGTCATGACGCCGTTTACTGCGAATGCCTTCTATTTCTGCGACCCGGACGGAAGAACCGAGTTTGTGCAGTCGAGAGAACCGTATCCGGTGGATGACGGTACACCGTCCATGAAGCGCTTCTGCTTTGAAAATATCACGGCGAAAGACTGCCATGTGGCAGCATCCTACTTTGACGGTCTGCCGGAGCAGAAGATCGAACAGATTACCATGCGCAACGTATCCGTTTCTTTCGCCGGGCAGGCAAAATGCGACGTGCCGATCATGTCAAACGGCGTGGAAGCATGCTGCAAAAAGGGATTGTATGCGCGGAACGTGAAGAAGCTTGTGCTGGACAACGTCTCCATTGAGGGATGCGAGGGAGAGGAGATCGAACTTCACGACGTGGATGAGGTTGAGCGATAG